One window from the genome of Rhinolophus ferrumequinum isolate MPI-CBG mRhiFer1 chromosome 22, mRhiFer1_v1.p, whole genome shotgun sequence encodes:
- the C22H1orf116 gene encoding specifically androgen-regulated gene protein isoform X1 has translation MAPMFCRSCPAGPGCGNSRAKLPLSPGSPPAVSESSSDTRPSAWISATGIPFWRICPSNQAQLGTFFASLRFPSGSTFHRPCTLLLAMPERELWPAGPGSEPVTRVGSCDSMMSTTSTHSGSSDSSYDFLSAEEKECLLFLEETIGSLDTEADSGLSTDESEQATTPQSPRVLPITQPAPQGHPEGKILQQGLVPRRATQSSSSRLPEAQGLGLRSGSYSLPRNIHIGRNQNLRKSTTQSNNHLPGEPEGLISDPKKEQVSQSSEPGQAPAGPWEAALDLDIALIPPPEAFRDAQPEKCGEDCLPERPEEQSPTPQLHMSLSPQKKKEISSEAMSQRANEKGSMRAPGQPQPPPATSSQNSRASDAPMSSEGDPDAQLAPLTMPKPRKLPPNIVLKSSRSSFHSEPQHWLSRHSEAAHGDSSLVSSSLQEQRKARKEALEKLGLPQDQDEPRPHLSKPTSSIRLKGTHAQGPFPAPAQPAAQVSTAGPASGKASAPAPTRGPTPMKALALAPAPALAQGSSSPSKVLIPTQEPTPGKVPAAKSLPIPIPKAPGVNIPLSQSKPNSRLTLQEKNIPGLRQINFKSNTLERSGVGLSSYISAEKDPSPKTSTSLGKDSLDKISPSVLRNSRPRPASLGTGKDFAGIQVGKLADLEQEKSSKHLSYQGQSRDKLPRPLCVSVKISPKGVPDEHRREALKKLGLLK, from the exons GCCCAGCTTGGGACATTCTTCGCTTCCCTTCGCTTCCCCTCTGGGAGCACCTTTCACCGTCCCTGCACCTTGCTTCTGGCAATGCCCGAGAGGGAGCTGTGGCCAGCGGGGCCTGGCTCGGAACCCGTGACCCGCGTCGGCAGCTGTGACAGCATGATGAGCACCACCTCCACCCACTCTGGATCT AGTGACAGCAGCTACGACTTCCTGTCTGCTGAAGAGAAGGAGTGTCTGCTCTTCCTGGAGGAGACCATTGGCTCATTGGACACTGAGGCTGACAGCGGACTGTCCACTGACGAGTCTGAGCAAGCCACAACTCCCCAAAGTCCCCGTGTGCTGCCCATAACCCAGCCTGCTCCCCAGG GACATCCAGAGGGGAAGATTCTTCAGCAAGGCCTAGTGCCACGGAGAGCAACTCAGTCCAGCTCATCCCGTCTGCCTGAAGCCCAAGGCCTGGGCCTCAGATCCGGCTCCTACAGCCTCCCCAGAAATATCCATATCGGCAGGAACCAGAACCTCAGGAAAAGCACCACCCAGAGTAATAACCACCTCCCAGGGGAACCTGAGGGGCTCATTTCAGACCCTAAGAAAGAACAGGTCAGCCAGAGCAGTGAGCCCGGCCAGGCTCCTGCTGGACCCTGGGAGGCTGCGCTTGATTTGGACATAGCCCTCATCCCCCCACCAGAGGCTTTCCGGGACGCCCAACCTGAGAAGTGTGGGGAAGACTGCCTGCCCGAAAGGCCAGAGGAGCAGAGCCCCACACCCCAGCTCCACATGTCACTCAGCCcccagaagaaaaaagagatttcTTCAGAGGCCATGTCCCAAAGGGCCAATGAGAAAGGCTCAATGAGGGCACCAGGACAACCTCAGCCTCCTCCTGCCACGTCGTCTCAGAATTCAAGAGCTTCAGATGCTCCCATGTCATCAGAGGGGGATCCAGATGCTCAGCTGGCTCCCCTCACAATGCCTAAGCCCCGGAAGCTGCCACCTAATATTGTTCTCAAGAGCAGCCGAAGCAGTTTCCACAGTGAGCCCCAGCACTGGCTGTCCCGCCACTCTGAGGCTGCCCATGGAGATTCCAGCCTGGTCTCCTCTTCACTGCAGGAGCAGAGGAAAGCACGCAAAGAAGCACTAGAGAAGCTGGGGCTACCCCAGGACCAAGATGAGCCTAGACCCCACTTAAGTAAGCCCACCAGCTCCATCAGACTCAAGGGGACTCATGCTCAGggccccttcccagccccagctCAGCCTGCAGCTCAGGTCTCAACAGCTGGGCCTGCTTCAGGGAAGGCTTCAGCTCCTGCTCCAACCCGGGGACCTACTCCAATGAAAGCTCTTGCTCtcgctccagctccagctctagCTCAGGGGTCTTCTTCTCCAAGCAAGGTTTTGATTCCTACCCAGGAACCCACTCCAGGGAAGGTTCCAGCTGCCAAATCACTGCCAATTCCCATCCCTAAGGCCCCAGGTGTAAATATTCCCCTGTCTCAGTCAAAGCCAAACTCAAGGCTGACTCTCCAGGAGAAAAACATCCCTGGCCTGAGACAAATAAACTTCAAGTCCAATACTCTGGAGCGTTCAGGGGTGGGGCTGAGCAGCTACATCTCAGCTGAGAAAGATCCCAGCCCCAAAACCAGCACCTCTCTGGGAAAAGACTCCTTGGACAAGATCTCACCCAGTGTTTTGCGTAATTCCCGGCCCCGCCCTGCCTCCTTGGGCACAGGGAAGGACTTTGCAGGTATCCAGGTGGGCAAATTGGCTGACCTGGAGCAGGAGAAGAGCTCCAAGCATTTGTCCTACCAAGGACAGAGCCGTGACAAGCTGCCGCGACCCCTCTGTGTCAGTGTCAAGATCTCCCCAAAAGGtgtccctgatgaacatagaagGGAGGCTCTGAAGAAGCTGGGACTGTTGAAGTAG
- the C22H1orf116 gene encoding specifically androgen-regulated gene protein isoform X2: MPERELWPAGPGSEPVTRVGSCDSMMSTTSTHSGSSDSSYDFLSAEEKECLLFLEETIGSLDTEADSGLSTDESEQATTPQSPRVLPITQPAPQGHPEGKILQQGLVPRRATQSSSSRLPEAQGLGLRSGSYSLPRNIHIGRNQNLRKSTTQSNNHLPGEPEGLISDPKKEQVSQSSEPGQAPAGPWEAALDLDIALIPPPEAFRDAQPEKCGEDCLPERPEEQSPTPQLHMSLSPQKKKEISSEAMSQRANEKGSMRAPGQPQPPPATSSQNSRASDAPMSSEGDPDAQLAPLTMPKPRKLPPNIVLKSSRSSFHSEPQHWLSRHSEAAHGDSSLVSSSLQEQRKARKEALEKLGLPQDQDEPRPHLSKPTSSIRLKGTHAQGPFPAPAQPAAQVSTAGPASGKASAPAPTRGPTPMKALALAPAPALAQGSSSPSKVLIPTQEPTPGKVPAAKSLPIPIPKAPGVNIPLSQSKPNSRLTLQEKNIPGLRQINFKSNTLERSGVGLSSYISAEKDPSPKTSTSLGKDSLDKISPSVLRNSRPRPASLGTGKDFAGIQVGKLADLEQEKSSKHLSYQGQSRDKLPRPLCVSVKISPKGVPDEHRREALKKLGLLK, encoded by the exons ATGCCCGAGAGGGAGCTGTGGCCAGCGGGGCCTGGCTCGGAACCCGTGACCCGCGTCGGCAGCTGTGACAGCATGATGAGCACCACCTCCACCCACTCTGGATCT AGTGACAGCAGCTACGACTTCCTGTCTGCTGAAGAGAAGGAGTGTCTGCTCTTCCTGGAGGAGACCATTGGCTCATTGGACACTGAGGCTGACAGCGGACTGTCCACTGACGAGTCTGAGCAAGCCACAACTCCCCAAAGTCCCCGTGTGCTGCCCATAACCCAGCCTGCTCCCCAGG GACATCCAGAGGGGAAGATTCTTCAGCAAGGCCTAGTGCCACGGAGAGCAACTCAGTCCAGCTCATCCCGTCTGCCTGAAGCCCAAGGCCTGGGCCTCAGATCCGGCTCCTACAGCCTCCCCAGAAATATCCATATCGGCAGGAACCAGAACCTCAGGAAAAGCACCACCCAGAGTAATAACCACCTCCCAGGGGAACCTGAGGGGCTCATTTCAGACCCTAAGAAAGAACAGGTCAGCCAGAGCAGTGAGCCCGGCCAGGCTCCTGCTGGACCCTGGGAGGCTGCGCTTGATTTGGACATAGCCCTCATCCCCCCACCAGAGGCTTTCCGGGACGCCCAACCTGAGAAGTGTGGGGAAGACTGCCTGCCCGAAAGGCCAGAGGAGCAGAGCCCCACACCCCAGCTCCACATGTCACTCAGCCcccagaagaaaaaagagatttcTTCAGAGGCCATGTCCCAAAGGGCCAATGAGAAAGGCTCAATGAGGGCACCAGGACAACCTCAGCCTCCTCCTGCCACGTCGTCTCAGAATTCAAGAGCTTCAGATGCTCCCATGTCATCAGAGGGGGATCCAGATGCTCAGCTGGCTCCCCTCACAATGCCTAAGCCCCGGAAGCTGCCACCTAATATTGTTCTCAAGAGCAGCCGAAGCAGTTTCCACAGTGAGCCCCAGCACTGGCTGTCCCGCCACTCTGAGGCTGCCCATGGAGATTCCAGCCTGGTCTCCTCTTCACTGCAGGAGCAGAGGAAAGCACGCAAAGAAGCACTAGAGAAGCTGGGGCTACCCCAGGACCAAGATGAGCCTAGACCCCACTTAAGTAAGCCCACCAGCTCCATCAGACTCAAGGGGACTCATGCTCAGggccccttcccagccccagctCAGCCTGCAGCTCAGGTCTCAACAGCTGGGCCTGCTTCAGGGAAGGCTTCAGCTCCTGCTCCAACCCGGGGACCTACTCCAATGAAAGCTCTTGCTCtcgctccagctccagctctagCTCAGGGGTCTTCTTCTCCAAGCAAGGTTTTGATTCCTACCCAGGAACCCACTCCAGGGAAGGTTCCAGCTGCCAAATCACTGCCAATTCCCATCCCTAAGGCCCCAGGTGTAAATATTCCCCTGTCTCAGTCAAAGCCAAACTCAAGGCTGACTCTCCAGGAGAAAAACATCCCTGGCCTGAGACAAATAAACTTCAAGTCCAATACTCTGGAGCGTTCAGGGGTGGGGCTGAGCAGCTACATCTCAGCTGAGAAAGATCCCAGCCCCAAAACCAGCACCTCTCTGGGAAAAGACTCCTTGGACAAGATCTCACCCAGTGTTTTGCGTAATTCCCGGCCCCGCCCTGCCTCCTTGGGCACAGGGAAGGACTTTGCAGGTATCCAGGTGGGCAAATTGGCTGACCTGGAGCAGGAGAAGAGCTCCAAGCATTTGTCCTACCAAGGACAGAGCCGTGACAAGCTGCCGCGACCCCTCTGTGTCAGTGTCAAGATCTCCCCAAAAGGtgtccctgatgaacatagaagGGAGGCTCTGAAGAAGCTGGGACTGTTGAAGTAG